A window of Sulfurimonas gotlandica GD1 contains these coding sequences:
- a CDS encoding multiheme c-type cytochrome, producing MRVVLIIVAIVTALYAAKVVEVSKEYQTSQKCKSCHLQIVKDWEQSWHSKSHYLKDEYFRATLEYVARKTRKSLNSVKIECATCHNPRISVTSTDLDYEVKVLMKLDKDSAVNKATQNSAISEGINCVVCHNIDKIHDDRDSSHRGMNRVSWTKSGTMVGPFSDAKSPYHKIEHRDFMDEKSDQLCFVCHANDKSVEGLVFTDMQSEYQKSDKECIDCHMGPKVSGVAATLRSVDGETKKRDVRSHTFSGAHVQKMWSEALNLNMWQKDGEIIIVLNNPQPHNIPSGFGSRELIVDVTYKKGDKDIDSKSISLTRYYKRKRAKATIPHLAVEASEDMSIPALGKKVLKVKNIADATSINVKVYYRLVNDEVRSILNLKEAIWSTKSLITSENLRLK from the coding sequence ATGAGAGTTGTTTTGATTATTGTTGCTATAGTAACAGCATTATATGCCGCCAAAGTAGTAGAAGTCTCCAAAGAATATCAAACCTCACAAAAGTGTAAATCTTGTCATTTGCAAATTGTAAAAGATTGGGAACAATCTTGGCACTCCAAAAGTCATTACTTAAAAGATGAATACTTTAGAGCTACATTAGAATATGTTGCAAGAAAAACAAGAAAAAGTTTAAACAGTGTAAAAATAGAGTGTGCCACATGTCATAATCCAAGAATCTCTGTAACGAGCACAGACCTTGATTATGAAGTTAAAGTCTTGATGAAGTTAGATAAAGACTCAGCAGTAAACAAAGCAACTCAAAACAGTGCTATCAGTGAAGGTATAAACTGTGTGGTATGTCATAACATAGATAAGATACATGATGATAGAGATAGCTCTCACAGAGGCATGAACCGTGTTTCTTGGACTAAGTCTGGAACAATGGTAGGTCCATTTAGTGACGCTAAATCACCATATCATAAGATAGAGCATCGCGACTTTATGGATGAAAAATCTGATCAATTGTGTTTTGTATGTCATGCTAACGACAAGTCTGTAGAGGGACTAGTATTTACAGATATGCAAAGTGAATACCAAAAAAGTGACAAAGAGTGTATAGATTGCCATATGGGGCCTAAAGTCTCTGGGGTAGCTGCTACGCTAAGATCAGTTGATGGTGAAACTAAAAAGAGAGATGTAAGATCACACACATTTTCCGGTGCTCATGTTCAAAAAATGTGGAGTGAAGCATTAAATCTTAATATGTGGCAAAAAGATGGTGAAATAATTATAGTTCTTAATAATCCACAGCCTCATAATATTCCAAGCGGTTTTGGTTCAAGAGAGTTGATTGTAGATGTAACTTATAAAAAAGGTGATAAAGATATAGATAGTAAGTCCATATCTTTAACTAGATATTACAAAAGAAAAAGAGCAAAAGCAACTATCCCTCACTTGGCAGTAGAAGCTTCCGAAGACATGAGCATTCCAGCTCTTGGTAAAAAAGTTTTAAAAGTAAAAAATATTGCTGATGCTACAAGTATAAATGTGAAAGTTTATTATCGTCTTGTTAACGATGAAGTTCGTTCTATCTTGAATCTAAAAGAAGCTATTTGGTCTACAAAGAGTTTAATAACATCTGAAAATTTAAGACTTAAATAG
- the argF gene encoding ornithine carbamoyltransferase, with translation MRHFLTLKDFTKEEILEIIDIGLEIKKNLKSKIYKKELENQTLGMIFEKSSTRTRVSFETGMFQLGGHALFLSNRDIHLGRGEPVKDTARVISSMCDMVMIRTFEHSMIEEFASYSKVPVINGLTDSYHPVQLLADYMTLVEHSANENIVCAYIGDGNNMTHSWMMLAAKLGFELRIATPKGYEVNEKILKEVLVLAKESGAVIKTMNDPNEAVRGATVITTDTWTSMGQEEEKEERIKIFKGFMVDEKMMMLATKDARFLHCLPAYRGLEVSESVFEKYSEIIFDEAENRLHAQKGLMVWLDKQR, from the coding sequence TTGAGACATTTTTTAACACTTAAAGATTTTACAAAAGAAGAGATATTAGAAATAATAGATATTGGTCTTGAAATCAAGAAAAATCTAAAATCTAAAATTTACAAAAAAGAGCTAGAAAACCAGACTCTTGGAATGATATTTGAGAAAAGTTCAACAAGAACAAGAGTGAGTTTTGAGACAGGAATGTTTCAACTTGGCGGTCACGCCCTGTTTTTATCAAACCGCGATATTCATCTAGGCCGTGGTGAACCTGTAAAAGATACAGCAAGAGTAATATCTAGCATGTGTGATATGGTAATGATAAGAACGTTCGAACACTCTATGATAGAAGAGTTCGCTTCTTACTCTAAAGTTCCGGTAATAAATGGTTTAACAGATTCATATCATCCCGTACAACTATTAGCTGACTATATGACTTTAGTAGAACACAGTGCAAATGAAAATATTGTATGTGCATATATCGGTGATGGAAATAACATGACACACTCATGGATGATGCTTGCTGCTAAACTTGGATTTGAACTTAGAATAGCAACGCCTAAGGGCTATGAAGTTAATGAGAAGATCTTAAAAGAAGTTCTTGTTTTAGCAAAAGAGAGCGGAGCTGTTATTAAGACAATGAATGACCCAAATGAAGCGGTTAGAGGTGCTACTGTAATCACAACGGATACATGGACTTCAATGGGACAAGAAGAAGAAAAAGAAGAAAGAATAAAAATTTTCAAAGGCTTTATGGTTGATGAAAAGATGATGATGCTTGCTACAAAAGATGCTAGATTTTTACATTGTTTGCCAGCGTACAGAGGATTAGAAGTAAGTGAATCAGTATTTGAAAAATATTCAGAGATTATTTTTGATGAAGCAGAAAATAGACTGCACGCACAAAAGGGATTAATGGTCTGGTTAGACAAACAAAGGTAA